The following are encoded together in the Lathyrus oleraceus cultivar Zhongwan6 chromosome 3, CAAS_Psat_ZW6_1.0, whole genome shotgun sequence genome:
- the LOC127131654 gene encoding F-box/kelch-repeat protein At3g23880-like, translated as MKRHHSSSTALPNELLAEIFSLLGVKSLMRFKCVNKSFNSLISDPYFVHMHLNKSQRNPNLTLISQQNYETPFTDCSVITFPISHLLDNSSTIVEFYPYYQLNENNSSWWIVGSCNGLLTLIDTNIPPLNRDSRICFKNPATRAKTEYFLPSSNISFQFAFGYDTLNEIYKVVAFHVELDVKRRKTSMVKFCDARTMVKVFSMGDDSWRNIESFPALPLYRFNNNSINNGVYLSGTMNWLALRDYFCFNYLLCSNEGSIDLEQFLIVSLDLSTETYTKLLLPQGFDKVPRFPPALVVLRDCLCLCHDLEETHFVIWQMKNFGFQESWIQLFKISYTNFFKWLDLLPMYLSENGDTLILANDRYDEAFIYNCKDNRVEKIEISDNILWSQSKYFTESLVSTR; from the coding sequence ATGAAGCGGCATCATTCGTCATCGACGGCTCTCCCCAATGAGCTTCTGGCAGAAATATTTTCCCTACTCGGTGTAAAATCTCTTATGCGATTCAAATGCGTTAACAAATCCTTCAATTCTCTCATCTCCGATCCTTACTTCGTTCACATGCATCTCAACAAATCACAACGAAACCCTAACCTCACACTAATTTCGCAACAAAATTACGAGACTCCTTTTACCGATTGCAGTGTCATAACCTTTCCAATATCTCACTTACTTGATAATTCGTCAACCATTGTTGAATTCTATCCTTACTATCAATTGAACGAGAATAACTCTAgttggtggattgttggttcatGCAATGGATTGCTCACTTTAATTGATACCAATATTCCACCTCTTAATCGCGATTCGCGCATCTGTTTCAAGAATCCAGCCACTAGGGCAAAAACTGAATACTTTTTACCATCTTCGAATATTTCCTTTCAGTTCGCTTTTGGTTACGATACTTTAAATGAAATCTATAAGGTGGTAGCGTTTCATGTAGAGTTGGATGTGAAACGTCGTAAAACAAGTATGGTGAAGTTTTGCGATGCAAGAACCATGGTGAAAGTTTTCAGCATGGGGGATGATTCTTGGAGAAATATTGAATCTTTTCCCGCGCTTCCGCTTTATAGATTTAATAATAATAGTATCAACAATGGTGTGTATTTGAGTGGTACTATGAACTGGTTGGCGCTTCGCGATTACTTTTGTTTCAATTATTTGTTATGTTCGAATGAGGGTAGTATTGATCTTGAGCAATTTCTGATTGTTTCACTTGATCTCTCCACCGAGACATATACTAAATTGTTGCTACCTCAGGGTTTTGATAAGGTGCCACGTTTTCCGCCGGCGCTTGTGGTTTTGAGGGATTGTCTTTGTTTATGTCATGATTTGGAGGAAACCCATTTTGTTATATGGCAGATGAAGAATTTTGGGTTTCAGGAGTCTTGGATTCAGTTATTTAAAATTAGTTATACGAATTTCTTTAAATGGTTGGATTTGTTGCCGATGTATCTTTCTGAGAATGGCGATACATTGATATTGGCAAACGATAGGTATGACGAAGCATTTATCTATAACTGCAAAGACAATAGAGTAGAGAAAATTGAAATTAGTGACAATATATTGTGGTCGCAGAGCAAGTATTTCACTGAAAGTTTGGTTTCAACTCGTTAA